One Periplaneta americana isolate PAMFEO1 chromosome 8, P.americana_PAMFEO1_priV1, whole genome shotgun sequence genomic region harbors:
- the LOC138704315 gene encoding odorant receptor coreceptor-like codes for MFRLSLYIIGTPYAYVTFVTVACTQLQKVKDSLLKMKAISESEQSEDGRCNKEKVELRMQEEFNDIVRLHQEVISYINTLEDMMCLLLGGILFFILALQCTAAFAAVMSLERKNDLSRAVYLYLTVTFAAVIYCGFGTVLSQEYESVSNAAISSDWVGTPVSFQKCISFMIAISNRGFTLTAAKFVPVSNSTLMSMINESISLFMFLLTMKDKND; via the exons ATGTTTCGACTATCACTCTACATTATTGGAACCCCTTACGCCTACGTCACATTTGTCACCGTCGCTTGTACGCAGCTACAAAAAGTAAAAGATTCGCTGTTGAAAATGAAAGCGATCTCAGAATCAGAGCAATCTGAGGATGGACGTTGCAATAAAGAAAAGGTAGAACTTCGAATGCAGGAGGAGTTCAACGACATCGTGCGACTTCATCAGGAAGTTATAAG TTATATAAACACCCTAGAGGATATGATGTGCCTTCTTCTGGGAGGAATTCTTTTCTTCATACTTGCGTTGCAATGCACCGCTGCCTTTGCTGCTGTTATG AGTTTGGAGAGAAAGAATGATTTATCCAGAGCGGTGTATTTGTACTTGACAGTAACATTTGCGGCTGTCATTTATTGCGGTTTTGGAACCGTGTTATCTCAAGAG TATGAGTCAGTGAGCAATGCGGCCATATCTTCCGACTGGGTTGGGACTCCAGTGTCATTTCAGAAGTGCATATCTTTCATGATAGCAATATCTAATCGTGGATTTACACTGACGGCTGCAAAGTTTGTACCTGTTTCCAATTCTACTCTCATGAGC